TCCCCTCTGCTGTGCTGCCCGACATCGGCCGAACCGGCCGTGCGATGTCGGATGTCCGGTGATCAGGCCCCGTCGCCTGGTGCGTCCCCGCCCGCGCCGGCCGGCGCACGCGAGGCGGGCACCACCGGACGGTCGGCCGTCGGCCGGACCTGGGCCGGCGCGACCGGCCCGGCGTCGTCGACGGGCGGGGCGGCGGCGGCCGGCACGACCGCGTCCTCCGCCCGGGTGGCGGCGGACCAGACGTCCCGCTCCGGCGCCGACGGAGAATCATGCCCGGTACGGGTGGCCTCGCGCCACACGTGGTCGGCGTCGGGACCGGTCCCGGCGGCGGGCCCGGTGGCTCCGGTGGCGCCGCCGGACGTCCGGTGGGAGGCTTCCCCGTCAGTGGCGGAAGCGAACGCCCGCATCAGGCTCGCGATCCCGGCCGCCAGATCGCCCGCGCCGGTGGCGAGCCGCTCGGCGAATTCCGGACTCGGATCACGCAACGCCGTGATACCGCGGCAGACCGGACAGATGCAGCACTCCGGCGTTCCGGTGGCGAATCCCCCGGCCCCGGCGCCCTCCCCCGCAGGCCGGGACGGGCCGACGCTGTGACCGAGGACACCCGAGAGCATCCCACCGAGCGGACCCCATCCGCCCGCCCCGCGGCCGGCCGAGGCCAGCCGCGCCGTGGCGAGCAGCGTGGCGACCAGCCGCTCGGCCTCCTCCCGGGCCGAGCCCGGTTCCGTACCCCCCATGTCGGGCTCCCCTACCGTGCGGCCGGCCGGCGTGTCACTGTGCCGTACCGGGTGCTTCTACCCGGCGCTTGAGCTGCTTCAACGCCGTATCCATGATCATTTTCTCGGCCTTGCGGCGGAACATCCCGAGCATCCCCACCGACAGCTCCACCTCCAGGGTGTACGTCACGGTGGAGGTGCCGTCCGGGTTGCCGACGATGTCGTACGACCCGCGCTGCGACTTCTGCATCGTCGACGGCTCGACCAGGTGCCACTCGACCCGGGACAGGTCCTCGGCGTACTCGTAGGCGAGCACGTACTCGTCGGCCATCACCCCGGCGTCGATGGTGAACCGGACCTGGCTGGCGTAGCCGTCCTCGTACTCCTCGATCACCTCCGCCCGCCGCACCGCCTCGGTCCATTCGGGGTAGCTCGGGAAGTCGCAGATGACCGCCGCCACGCGCTCCGGTGACGCGCCGATGACGATCGACTGGGTGGAGGAGTCCGCCATGGGGGGAGGCTACCCGGAGCGACCCCGGAGCGCGCCGCTCCACCCCCGGCGACGCCGCCGCGCCGCGCCCGGCGGGGACCGCCCGGGGTCCCGGCCCACCCGACGCCGCGACGTCCCACCTAGCGGGCAGGCAACCTCCCTGGCCAACCCACCCGGGTGTGCGGGTAGGTTTCGTCAGAGCCGACCCGCCGTGGCGGCCGGCCCGGACAGTGCGAGCACGAGGGAGTGCAGGTGCGCGAGTTCTCCGTTCCGCCGATCGTCACCATCGGCGACGCGGCCAACCTGACCGACCCGGTCTGGGACAACGCCGAGGTCGCCCCGGACGCGGTGCAGTTCGTCCGTCCCGCCCCGGCCGGCGCCGGCGCCCGCTGGGCGGACGTGACCTGCCGCGAGTTCCGCGACGAGGTCGTCGCGGTGGCCCGGGGCCTGGCCGCGGCCGGGGTCAACCCCGGCGACCGGGTGGCGCTGATGAGCCGTACCCGCTACGAGTGGACCCTGCTGGACTACGCCATCTGGGCGGCCGGCGCGGTCACCGTGCCGATCTACGAGACCTCCAGCGCCGAGCAGGCCGCCTGGATCCTCGCCGACTCCGGGGCCGTCGCCGTCGTGGTCGAGTCGAACGCGCACGCCACCCTGGTCGCCGGGATCCGTGACCGGCTGCCCGAGCTGCGCCACGTGTGGCAGATCGAGCTGGCCGGGGTGGACGAGATCGTCGCGCTGGGCGCCGCGGTGGACCCGGTCGAGATCGAGCGGCGGCGCAAGGCGGTCCACGCCGGCGACGTCGCCACGATCATCTACACCAGCGGCACCACCGGGCGGCCCAAGGGCTGCGTGCTGACCCACCGCAACATGTACGCCGACATCGCCAACGCGGTGCCGGTGCTGCCGAACCTCTTCCGGCCCGGCGCGTCGACGCTGCTCTTCCTGCCGCTCGCGCACGCCTTCGCCCGGCTCATCCAGATCGGCGTGGTGCAGGCCCGGGCCACCATGGCGCACTGCCCCGACACCAAGAACCTGGTCGCCGAACTCCAGGAGTTCCGGCCGACCTTCGTGCTCTCCGTGCCCCGGGTCTTCGAGAAGGTCTACAACGGCGCCCGGCAGAAGGCCGAGTCCGAGGGCAAGGGCAAGATCTTCGACAAGGCGGAGCGGGTCGCCATCGCCTACAGCGAGGCGCTGGAGACCGCCGACGGGCCGGGCCTGGCCCTGCGGGCCCAGCACGCGCTCTTCGACAAGCTGGTCTACCGCAAGCTGCGCGCCGCGCTCGGCGGCCGGTGCCGCGACGCGATCTCCGGGGGCGCGCCGCTCGGCGCCCGCCTCGGGCACTTCTTCCGCGGCATCGGGGTGACCATCTGCGAGGGGTACGGCCTCACCGAGACCTCCCCCGCGGCGGCGGCGAACCTGCCCGGCGCCACCCGGATCGGCACCGTCGGCCGTCCGCTGCCCGGCGTGACCATCCGGATCGACGACGACGGCGAGATCCTGATCGCCGGCGACCTGATCTTCCAGGGCTACTGGAAGAACGAGGCGGCCAGCGCCGAGGCGCTCACCACCGACGGCTGGTTCCGCACCGGCGACCTGGGGCGGCTCGACAACGAGGGCTTCCTCAGCATCACCGGCCGGAAGAAGGAGATCATCGTGACGGCCGGCGGCAAGAACGTCGCCCCGGCCGTGCTGGAGGACCAGGTCCGGGCGCACCCGCTGATCAGCCAGTGCCTGGTGGTCGGCGACCGGCAGCCGTTCATCGCCGCGCTGGTCACCGTCGACGAGGAGGCGCTGCCGAAGTGGCTGGCCGCGCACGGGCGGCCCGAGGACACCCCGGTGCACACCCTCTGCGACGACGAGGCGCTGCGCGCCGACATCCAGGGCGCGATCGACCAGGCCAACCAGTCGGTCTCCAAGGCCGAGGCGATCAAGGTGTTCCGGATCCTGCCCCGCGACTTCACCGAGGCGACCGGCGAACTCACCCCGTCGCTCAAGGTCAAGCGCCAGGTCGTGCACAAGACGTACGAGTCCGAGATCGCCGACATCTACCGCGGCTGA
This genomic interval from Micromonospora coxensis contains the following:
- a CDS encoding SRPBCC family protein; translated protein: MADSSTQSIVIGASPERVAAVICDFPSYPEWTEAVRRAEVIEEYEDGYASQVRFTIDAGVMADEYVLAYEYAEDLSRVEWHLVEPSTMQKSQRGSYDIVGNPDGTSTVTYTLEVELSVGMLGMFRRKAEKMIMDTALKQLKRRVEAPGTAQ
- a CDS encoding AMP-dependent synthetase/ligase translates to MREFSVPPIVTIGDAANLTDPVWDNAEVAPDAVQFVRPAPAGAGARWADVTCREFRDEVVAVARGLAAAGVNPGDRVALMSRTRYEWTLLDYAIWAAGAVTVPIYETSSAEQAAWILADSGAVAVVVESNAHATLVAGIRDRLPELRHVWQIELAGVDEIVALGAAVDPVEIERRRKAVHAGDVATIIYTSGTTGRPKGCVLTHRNMYADIANAVPVLPNLFRPGASTLLFLPLAHAFARLIQIGVVQARATMAHCPDTKNLVAELQEFRPTFVLSVPRVFEKVYNGARQKAESEGKGKIFDKAERVAIAYSEALETADGPGLALRAQHALFDKLVYRKLRAALGGRCRDAISGGAPLGARLGHFFRGIGVTICEGYGLTETSPAAAANLPGATRIGTVGRPLPGVTIRIDDDGEILIAGDLIFQGYWKNEAASAEALTTDGWFRTGDLGRLDNEGFLSITGRKKEIIVTAGGKNVAPAVLEDQVRAHPLISQCLVVGDRQPFIAALVTVDEEALPKWLAAHGRPEDTPVHTLCDDEALRADIQGAIDQANQSVSKAEAIKVFRILPRDFTEATGELTPSLKVKRQVVHKTYESEIADIYRG